The Schistocerca americana isolate TAMUIC-IGC-003095 unplaced genomic scaffold, iqSchAmer2.1 HiC_scaffold_110, whole genome shotgun sequence genome has a window encoding:
- the LOC124560648 gene encoding actin cytoskeleton-regulatory complex protein PAN1-like, translating to MSMREDALLAKGVADRRPSGPAQATELIPVAAPSGPPLMTNRLSTTDADGFDSSDFDAHPRDRVFILMNKLAHGGPYPGREDDEAAILAFCNIQKAAALPHTRQHVSGVPPRAPPVASHDFAVPAVAASAGVAPLASTTEEVDVPPVAPLAPETREEPVAALAAATEMADMDLPDANLAEAIAESERRDTDLDAPRAPRKRRAVTHDDSDTPSQTSEGARPRKKATRASRTSTTESGLTLAGSSRSTAAQKSTKTTRRPTRSPAASRQPDEDGFVAPPRRHTARAAALQLPTPLPTANTFAGVSDDAMEDGAAPPAPAQKKPPPIVIQWAGEYKEFQQKLDRVATSATVKNAGRDLYKVTVSTNEEYRAVMDAICKDGLPFAAATKGGPASATRSSAQVEREPRPPTAPSTASPVGVAAPATTQGARAAAPRRRRRRAGRATPAAARRTVEDTLPPQRTTPRAAPRPAADAPRQSPSTEQPPPAAPVAEAAPAAPTAPMATDTALSAPLPDSDDECTAAPRPRGRSGKQKRRAPAATAAARSSPIEKRAKQDFAPDADGFVPARRTARRMLSSTTPPTVVANSFDALEDAPDPPPSNPAPKTDSHLPPVVLQFRPPYGELQKLLRSWTTAVYTVKPAGRDLYRVTLRTADDYRRVTQEASERGSACPRPPSEKPTCALCGGAHVASYRGCEVWKRAIARQRGQTPAPHQKKLATRRPGVSFAAATSGTPSAAPATSVPAPAASEAVPTPEAPAPPPPPPVAVPGTASPGPSAGPRPTNRRRGGHRPVGTQRSAPSVEQPQVDSHSEAATPPLSCAGAAPAVSTADLANLVAQLTALVTSATKLIEVLSQQLTAAVPMASPAPTAANTQQPHHGQR from the exons ATGTCGATGAGAGAGGATGCTTTActtgcgaagggtgtggcggatcgccgtccgtcggggccagctcaggcgactgagttgatcccggtggcggccccatccggccccccacttatgacgaaccggcTTTCGACAACTGACGCTGACGGGTTTGACTCATCGGATTTTGACGCGCACCCTCGTGATCGAGTGTTCATTCTCATGAACAAACTCGCCCACGGGGGCCCCTACCCTGGTCGAGAGGACGACGAGGCGGCTATTCTCGCCTTCTGCAACATTCAGAAGGCTGCCGCTCTACCGCACACGAGGCAGCATGTgtcgggtgtgccaccgagagcccCGCCGGTCgcatcgcacgattttgcggtccCGGCGGTGGCGGCCTCGGCGGGAGTTGCGCCGCTGGCCTCGACCACTGAAGAGGTCGATGTGCCCCCGGTTGCCCCCCTGGCCCCGGAGACACGAGAAGAGCCCGTGGCTGCGCTAGCTGCAGCTACCGAGATGGCGGACATGGACCTGCCCGACGCAAATCTGGCTGAGGCGATTGCCGAGTCGGAGCGCCGTGACACCGACCTTGACGCTCCCCGCGCGCCCAGAAAGCGGCGGGCTGTGACGCATGACGACTCTGACACTCCCTCTCAGACATCTGAAGGAgcgaggccgcggaagaaggccacCAGGGCCTCCCGCACCTCCACCACCGAGTCTGGGCTGACTCTCGCGggctcctcccggagcaccgccGCGCAGAAATCGACGAAGACCACGCGGCGGCCCACTCGTTCACCTGCTGCTTCCCGACAGCCGGACGAGGATGGTTTTGTCGCCCCGCCCCGGCGGCACACTGCCAGGGCCGCTGCGCTGCAGCTACCGAccccgctgccgaccgccaacacGTTTGCGGGCGTCAGCGACGATGCGATGGAGGATGGCGCCGCGCCTCCGGCGCCGGCCCAAAAGAAGCCGCCGCCTATAGTCATCCAGTGGGCTGGCGAATACAAGGAGTTCCAGCAAAAACTGGACAGGGTGGCCACGTCCGCCACTGTCAAGAACGCTGGCCGTGACCTTTACAAGGTCACAGTGTCGACCAACGAGGAGTACCGCGCGGTGATGGACGccatctgcaaagatggcctccc cttTGCTGCCGCCACCAAGGGAGGACCAGCTTCCGCCACCCGAAGTTCGGCGCAGGTGGAGCGTGAGCCGCGGCCACCGACCGCGCCGTCCACGGCTTCGCCCGTGGGGGTGGcagcccccgcgaccacgcagggCGCGCGGGCTGCCGCCCCGCGCAGGCGTCGCCGGCGTGCGGGCCGGGCCACCCCTGCCGCTGCACGACGGACTGTCGAAGACACTCTGCCGCCGCAGAGGACGACGCCTCGTGCTGCGCCGCGACCGGCTGCCGATGCTCCGCGGCAGTCGCCTAGTACGGAGCAGCCGCCACCGGCCGCCCCAGTGGCGGAGGCCGCCCCAGCGGCCCCCACCGCCCCCATGGCCACCGAC ACTGCGCTGTCTGCTCCGCTGCCAGATTCTGACGATGAGTGCACTGCCGCCCCTCGGCCACGCGGACGCAgcgggaaacagaagaggagggcaCCAGCTGCGACGGCTGCTGCTCGCAGCTCGCCGATTGAGAAGAGGGCCAAGCAAGACTTCGCCCCTGACGCTGACGGTTTCGTCCCGGCCCGGCGCACTGCAAGACGCATGCTGTCATCGACGACGCCACCAACTGTCGTCGCCAACTCCTTCGATGCGCTCGAGGACGCGCCGGACCCGCCGCCGAGCAATCCTGCGCCGAAGACAGACTCCCATCTTCCGCCGGTGGTTCTTCAGTTTCGGCCGCCCTATGGAGAACTGCAGAAGCTGTTGCGCAGCTGGACGacggccgtgtacaccgtgaagcctgcggggcgagacctatacagggtcacactccgcactgctgatgactatcgccgggtcacccaggaggcgtctgagcgtg gaagtgcgtgcccccgtccgccctccgagaagcctacatgtgcactctgtggcggtgctcatgtggccagttatcgtgggtgtgaggtATGGAAGCGTGCCATTGCTCGCCAGCGTGGCCAAACACCAGCGCCACATCAGAAGAAGCTCGCAACGAGACGGCCAGGCGTCTCTTTCGCGGCGGCAACGTCAGGGACGCCCTCCGCCGCCCCGGCTACGTCGGTTCCTGCTCCCGCCGCATCCGAGGCCGTACCGACACCGgaggctcctgcgcctccaccacCGCCGCCAGTGGCGGTACCGGGTACTGCCTCTCCCGGGCCGTCGGCCGGACCGCGCCCCACCAACCGCCGGCGCGGGGGTCACCGCCCAGTGGGTACCCAACGCTCAGCACCGTCcgtcgagcagccccaggtggactctcacagcgaagcagccacgccccccctttcctgcgccggggccgcgccggctgtctccaccgctgacctggccaacctcgtcgcgcagctcacagccctggtgaccagtgctacgaagttgattgaagtcctgtcgcagcaactcaccgctgcagtgccgatGGCCTCTCCGGCCCCAACCGCTGCCAACACTCAACAGCCGCACCATGGCCagcgttag